tggtagagagttctgacaaaacatggtcactgaagggaatggcaaactacttcactattcttgccttgagaaccccatgaacagtatgaaaagacaaaaagatatgacactgaaaaatgaactccccaggtcagaagatgcctgatatgctactggagaaaagcagagaaaaagctccagaaggaatgaagaagctaagccaaagtggaaacaacgccCAGGTGTGGATATATCTGGTGATGAAAgttaaagtccaatgctataaagaacaatactgcacaggaacctggaatattaggtccatgaatcaaagtaaattggaagtggtcaaacaggagatggcaagagtgaacattgacattttaggaatcagtgaactaaaatagaccggaataggagaatttaattcagatgaccattatttctaccactgtgggcaagaatcccttaaaagaaacggagtagccctcacagtcaacaaaagagtctgaaatgcagtacttggatacaatctcaaaaatgaaaaaatgatctctgtttgtttccaaggcaaaccattcagtatcatagtaatccaagtctatgccccaaccagtaatgccaaagaagctgaagttgaatggttctacgaagacccacacgatcttctagaactaacaacaaaaaaagatgtccttttcatcataggggactggaatgccaaaataggaagtcaagagatacctgaagtaacaagCAAGTGtggccttggagcacaaaataaagcagggcaaaggctaatagagttttgccaagagaacacactggtcatagcaaacaccctcatccaacaacacaagagatgactctacacatggacatcaccagatggtctatactgaaatcagactgattatattatttgcagccgaagatggagtaGTTCTAtgcagtcagtaaaaacaagactgggaaatgactgtggctcagatcacgaacttcttattgtcaaatttagacttaaatggaaaaaagtagggaaaaccactagactattcaggtatgacctaaatcaaatcccttatgattatacagtggaagtgacaaatagactcaaggaaTTAGAGTTGATAGAGTgtttgaagaactatggacagaggttcataacactgtacagaagatggtgatcaagaccatccccaggaaaagaaatgcaaaaaagcaaatggttgtctgacgaggccttgcaaatagctaagaagagaagtgaaaggcaaaggagaaaaggaaagatatacccatctgataatgcagagttccaaagaatagcgaggagatataagaaaacctacctcagtgatcaatgcaaagaaatagaggaaagcaatagaatgggaaagactagagaactcttcaagaaaattagagataccaaaggaacatttcatgcaaagataggcacagtaaaggacagaaatggtatggacctaacaaaagcagaagatattaagaagaggtggcaagaatacccggaagaactgtacaaaagagaccTTCaggcagtttagttcagtcactcactcgtgttcgactttttgcgacccatgtccatcaccaactaccggagcctgctcaaactcatatccatcaagtcggtgatgccatccaaccatctcatgctctgtcatccccttctcctcttggcttcaatctttcccagcatcggggtcttttccaatgagtcagctcttcacatcaggtggtcaaaatgttgtagtttcagcttcagcatcagtcctttcaatgaatattccggactgatttcctttaggatgaactggttggatctccttgctgtccaagggactctgaagagtcttctccaacaccacagttcaaaagcatcaattcttcagcattcagctttctttatagtccaactctcatatccctacatgactactggaaaaaccatagctttgactagatggacctttgtcagcaaagtaatgcctctgttttttaatatgttgtccaggtttgtcatagcttttatttcaaggagcaagtgtcttttaatttcatagttgcagtcaccctctgcagtgattttggagcccaagaaaataaagtctgtcactgtttccattgtttccccatctatttgccatgaagtgatggaaccggatgccatgatcttcattttttgaatgctgagttttaagtgaactttttcactctcttctttcactttcatcaagaggctatttagttcttcttcgctttctgccataaaggtggtgtcatctgcatatctaagattactgatatttcttacgggaatcttgattccagcttgtgcttcatccagcccagcattttgcatgatgtactctgcacaccttgacagcgtattaaaaagcagagacattactttgccaacaaaggtttgtctagtcaaaactatggtttttccagtagtaatgtatggatgtgagatatggaccataaagaaggctgagtgccgaagaactgatgctattgaactgtggtgctggagaagactcttgagagtcccttggactgcaaggagatcaaaccagtcaatcctaaagaaaattctggaaggactgatgttgaagctccaatgttttggccacctgatgcaaaaagtcgactcactggaaaagatctcgatgctggtaaagactgaaggcagaagaggatgacagagaaaaagatggttggatggcctaccgacatgagtttgagcaagctccgggagatggtgaaggacagggaagcctggcgtgctgcagtccatgggggtcacaaagagtccgacaggactgagtgactgaacagggTTGTTTGTGTGGCCTGGCCCCGCCTCCAGGTGGTGAGGAAGAGCAGTGCAGGTCACCGAGCTGCTAACTCCACACTCCTAACCCAGATGTGTATCCCGACCATCTCCCCCCACAGGGCTTCTTACCTGCCCTGGGAACAGCCCTGAGCAGCTGGGAAGTCAGGCGCATCAGAAACATGGTCTGTGCTTGGCTGTGGCCCCAGGCGATCAGCGGAGCTGGAATACAGGTGTGCGCCAAGGTCACTCTGGGGGCTCTGGTCTCGTTCCGATTCCCGCACCCGGTCTCCCTCGCCACCCTCTCCCACCACGAGGATGCCACTTCGAGTACAGCTTCCTCCCTCAAAACCTCTGCCTCCGAGGGCCCCCAGCTGAGCGACTCTGGGCAGGTACTggccctccctgagcctcagcttcacCCCGGGTCTCCCACCTCTCAGGCTGTGTCTACGATCGGGTCTCGGTCCCCGAGCCCCACCCAGCCGCGGCCTCCAGGGCTGTCCCTGGAGCCCGCTCGCCGCGTCCTCACACAGACCCTCCCCAGACGCCGCAAGGAGGTTCAACAAACCATACCTTCGCCTCGCTCAAGCGCTTCCGGTCCTTTCCTAAGGCCGCCCGGGCCCGAGCGCGGCCGCCCGCGTGCTTCTACGCCCAGCGCCCCCTAGCGCCCCAAGGCGCCCCACTCCCAATCAGCGCAGGCCCTGCCGGACCCAGAAAGCGACGGTTTCCGGCTGGAGGAACCGCCCCTCCTGCCCCCGTGCCCAGCCCCTCCCACAGCTCTCCGACTCCGCCTGTCCCTCGCGGAGGCTAGAAAACTACACTTACCACAATCCCAAGCGTGTTCCCTCTGCGCCTGCGTGGCTCGAACTCTGGTCGCTCCGCGACAGTCAAGGGTCAGTCGTCCCGGGAGGCCGGAAATGGCGTTTTCCCGGCGACGGAGATGTTGAGGGGGCGACGGAAGTGGCCCTAACTATTGCAGATGCTGGGGCGGGAGCCGGACTCGGAGCAACTCGTCTTGTGGGGCGTCGTCTTCACCCCCGAACCCGCCTCTTAGGGCGGGGAAGGTGGTTGACAGGTGCGAAGTGTTGGGCTAGAGCCGGGGCGCCGTCAGGAGTGACTTGGATATCTAGGACCCGCCACCCCTCCGCTTTGGCTTGCAGCCTCCGCTCTGCTAGTCTGGATAAGCGAAGGACGTCTCGCATGTACCGTGGGATGGATAATACGATGCTTTTTGCATGGGTGGAGTGTATATTCTTTCCTTAAAGCAAACAAGCTCCCATGTTGTGTCCATGAGAAGTTTgtctgaaaaccagaagcagcaTGGGGTTGAGCTAAGACCCAGTGTTGTTCCTCAGGGTAAGGGGCTCAGAGGGCCCACTTAACCCGTGTAACACAGAAAGGCTCTGTTGTCCTGAGGTTGGCTAGGATGGACAGGATCCCCAGAATGGACCTGAAGGAACTCCTGCTGGGACAAGGACGTGGGGAGTCTCTTTGGTCCTCCTCTGAGGCTTGCCCTTGTAGGAGGGTGTTCCAGTGAGTCTTAGTATGAAATGGCCAGGCCTAGCCACCCCCAGGCCCCAACTTAGCTAAGCAGAGAATGGAGGATAGGCCAATGGGAGGGCAAAACTGCAGGATCTGGGCCCAGCTCTATAACTGAGTCTCCAGAGGATGTACCCTTCAACCTGAGGGGCAGCTTCTGGTTCCCAGGTTGAAAGGTCTCTAAACCCATCCAGGAGCCTATCTCTCAGCCTCCACAGGCTTTTATGGTTTGGTTCTAAGAGTGAGCCACCTGGACCCTGGATGCTGACCTTGCTGCTTTCATACCTTGGCTGTACTGACTTCAGGCACCTTTCTCCAGGCCACTGGCACCAGGAAGGGTGTGCCTTCCACCCATGAAGAAGTGCTGGTCTGGAGAGAGCCAACACAGGGCATAGACACGCCCCCAAGTGCCTCTGATCTGCACAGAGTGCACACAGCACTTGGAGACAGCCCTGACCCACCCTGCTCACTGGCACCACCGAGCTGTCCTCACCCACTCCCACAGAGGACCCCTCTAGGGTGATGCTCTTTGTCCTTTGCAAACCCTCCATTTACCATGCTGGTAGCAGACAGTTCAGAGCCTCACAAGCCCTCAGAGAGGAGCAGATGCTCAGAATTCAGTACAAAACCCAACACAGTAATGAGATCAGAGAGGGGAGTGCAGACACATTGCTAGATCGGTGCTGCAGGCTGTGCAGGGGAGCAAACAATGAGAATGACAAACGACAAGCCCTTTAACTTTCCAAATGTCCTGAGTAGAGAGAATTGTTTATTTAATAACGTAAAATGCATATATAGGAAACTTCTCTAGAAGCTGGTGGCCTGCACTCAGCATCACACAGATAAAAATATACGACTTTCAACACAGATCtaccttcacattttaaaaatcagaattctcTACACGTTTTAAGCTGACAGTTCAAGTTCTCAGTTTTCATATATAGCTTTAACTCGTATTAAACACGTTTATTTACAACGTGGACAGAGTAAGGGGCTATTAAGGCCATTTTCTCATCATGAAACACTGCAAAATACATACATAGTATAACCTAATATAGGCAAAGGTTCGAAAAGTCATTTTCTTGGTTTGACGTAATTAAGTATGGGTTCGGGGGTGAACAGACAGCCTGTCGTAGCACCAAACCCCGCTGCTGGGACACGTGCCCCGCCTTTGCATCTAGCGGGGCTGCTGCTGAGGCGCTGGGCAAGAGCTGGGGGCTGGGCCTGGGCCAGACGAATGGGCACCTTGCCAGCCTCTCCATGCCATCTCCAAATTCATCACACTATCCAGAGTCAACAACTATATCCAGAAAGAGTCACGCCCCAGGGCCAGCAGCTGAGGTGTCCACATCAAGGGCCAAAGCACAGTCCTGCGGGGACCCCACCCCTCACCTTCGGTGCCTGCTGTGCCCAGGGTGGTCCCGCTCATAGCGATGGCCCGTTCGCTCATAAGACCGAGAACGCTCCCGTCGCTGTTCTCTATAgtaatgactttttttcttgtattttccagAAGTATCTGCCCGCTCCCGTGAGCGGCTCCGAGAGCGGGAGGAGCTCCGGCTCCGGGACTTGTGTGGCTTCTGGGTAGAGTACTTGCAGTCCTTGGATCTTCGGTAGCTCCGCACCTTGGAGCCTTTGTAGGGGGCGCCCCGGTGGGCCTGACGTGGTGGGGAGTCACTCCGGCTCCGAGAGCGGCTCTGTGACTTGGACCCACCAGATGTGGAGCCACTGTCACTTTTCCTGTGAAGGAGACCACCAGGCAGGTGGGTAACCACCCATCCTGACCACTTGAGAGTCAGGAGCAACTGTCCCCAAGGAAAGGCCACACCGCTTCCCCAGGAAACATCCCGGTGCCTGCTGCAGCCCCGTGCACCCAAGCAGCACACACCTTCTCTTAGGGGACGCGGAACGTGACGGGGACCTTGAGTAGCTCTGCTCGTGACTCCCGCTCCGACTTCGACTCCCCTGCCCCTTCGGCAAGCTGAGAATAGGGCAGAGAATAGTTAAGACCTCAAGTCTCTCTAGCCGACCCCAGTACCATCTGGGCACGTGGCTACTCACCCGTTCACCGGACTGTCCGCCTTGGTTTTCTTCACACCCTCCACTTTCCTTTTGGTGTTCTTCACGGAGAGTGGGGAAGgcttgtttcctttgccttcttTGGGGGATTCCACTAGAATCAATCACAAGAAGTTACAACTCAACAACTGCTCTGGTGAGAAACAGGAATGCCGAGCAAGGTGAGGCCACTCCCaagggactgctgctgccaaCTCTGACTTCTGGCTCCCAGCCCACTTCAGGACTTCAAGATGCAGGAAGACCACCTGTCTCACTCGCCAGGCCTCCGGGACTGGGGACAGGCATCATGCTTAACTCTAGGATCTGACAACAGGATCTACTCCTCCAGATTTATGAGACTTTCATCAAGGCAAACTACTTGGGTGAGTTGGGTAATGAGAGCCATTTCAGGAGCCTGTCCATACCCCTTACTAATGAAAACACAAGAACAGACTTCATAGGCGTTCCGTTCTTACTTCAAAGATTGCCTCTTGTTTGCTGGGGACTCTGGAGCCCTCAGGAGTGCTCAGACTAGCTGCAGATGTGATCCAAGAGAACTCAGGGTGGGAGGGCCACCCCTGGGAGGAGACGCTTACCAGGTTTGGGGGCAGGCGAGAACCGCGATGCACTGTCCAGCACCTGGGTGCTGCCGGGCAGCAGGCCCTTGGCCTGTGCCTTTGCCTCATCGAGGGCGTGCCTGCGCTTCTCCACTTCACTCTCCAGGTGAGTCAGATCAACCTAGAAAAGCCAGAGTGCATGATTCAGACCAGATGCTTCCAGTCAAAAAACAGGTGCACACGTTACATGAAAAGACACAGAACCTTTTTCCGAGTATACAGCTGCAGGATTTTTAAGCAGatttcttgaatttcttcttcagttgctccaaacaaaagaaaccaaTGGGGACGATTGGGTAAAGGGATCTGTAAACACAGAGGCCATTATCATTAACCATTCTTCATAGCCAACAAGATTctcagggaaataaaaacaagccTGATGGTCACCAACAAGTAGGCTTTTTACTGATGCCAGTAAACATAACTTGAAGCATAGCACACAGTTTACTGGGGTTGGTGACTCCCCAGGTGGCCCTGCACTGACCTCCAGCGTCCGGGCAGCAAGATAGATGCAGGCACAGGCAATGCTCTCAGGCTGGAACCTCACAAAAACATCTGTGCGAAGGCTGTCATTCATGTAGTTCCTGAAAACCAAACACAGCAAGAACTGAAACCCCTGGGCACGCACATGACACCCGTCTGCACTGTCGAGGTCAAGTCACTACTCCACTAACTAGTCTACGGCCAGGACTTAAGATCTAGACAGTCCTGTGATTCTCACAAGTTCATGGAGAAACGTCCCAGCTGCTTTTTCTGAATACAGGATAGGAAGATAGGGAAACTACTGAAATCTTTTAAAGCTGGCTGAATGTCAGAGAGTACATGTTGCTATGAAAGAGAACCAACTTTAACTTTACTTTTCCCTCTCAACCTTTGGCCTGCTCTCATGCAAAACGCAGTGCCTCAGAAAGACGTCTACTGTGGCAGCTCGACATATTTGattaagaacatttaaatgctcaAGATCCACAGTGCAGAGAAACATGCAAACTCAAATGAACGGGCTGAGCACAAAGCCTGCGAGGGCCTTTCTGAGACAAGTCGTCCTCTTGCGCTCCTTTTCCTGGAAGAGGTGCTCGCAGCGTGGCTTCTTCCACACGGGAGTCCACTTGACAAGGGGGAAAAACTCCCTTGGGTGCATGGGAACATCATGCAGAGGGCTCAGTGCCCAAAGGGAAATCCTCTTCTCAGGCTTATCAAAGAACCGTTTCCAAATTGTCCCATTTCAATAAGGAGTCTTAAAATGAACATTCATAAAATCAGATAAAAGCAACAAAATACTACAAGTTTCATCACAGTCAGTACATTTTTAACAGCTATCATattagaagatataaaaatacaaaacatttgcATTTCTTAAAAGGTTAGAATTCTAATGCTGGCTACATTTTCAGCAATTTCATTTAGATACGTTTTTCTAAGATTTAAAAGACCAAAAGTCAAACCTCACATTAATTTTATCAATATtgcaaaaacacaagaaaacagaaaatattgcaGAGATTCATTGCACAAGAGAACAGTTGAACAGGTCATACATTCATTGCTTCTAACATACCCCAATGATAGCAGGCTACACCCACAAGGGGCAGCCAAGTCATGCTGGGGCCTAACTGATGCACCCCCCACCCTGGTTATCTCTGCCCCAAATCCTGGAGAAGGTGACCTACGAACCCATGGAGAGCTTTCTCAGTGATAAATTCTACATCTGCCCACTAGGAGCACCTGGCTCTTAAGATCCCGCTCCAGGTACCCAGAAGGGACCAAAAAAACCTCGTGTGATGGAGCCAAGGCCGTATGTCCCGAGAGTTGCAAGTaaacaaacatttaataaatacaaCCATCAGTAACTATTTTGGTTCTAATGAAAAAAACATTTAGTACTCAGTTGTAACATTATTAAACCATTAACTtttatgtcctttaaaaaaaagtcctcaaaacatatatttaaagttactatttttaaaataagttacaaTATAAACAGTGTCCATGGAATGATTTAAAGATGCACACCTTTTACAAAAATGTGTCAACCCTTAGCTGCTGAAAAGAGCAACTTCAGGACTTCCAGAAATAAATACCACCACCCACACTACAGTCTCAACTCCCACCAGCCAGTTTTCACAGCATCCcctagtttgctttttttttaagagaaaggtaCTGCATCTTTATTGCACAGGTAGAGCAGTTTCAAATGGACAAAATTCAAGTCAAGACAGTTATCAACTCTAATCAATACAATTACCAAGCACGACAGGATTAACAAGAAGCACAACCGTCAGAGAACCACAGCAGCAGTGGGCCAGCACTAGACTATCGTGCGCATACCACCATCTAGAGCCAGCCTTCGGTGGAGAGCCTGCACGGGGTTGGCTGAGGACGGCCGCTGTCCCCGCACCGAAGCGCTTGGACAGGAGAGGAGAAGTCTTAGTCACTTACCCTCAGAGGCTACCCTTTGATTGAAAGAGTacagaaaagaaaagtcaaaatagGTTCTCcattagcacagcacagcaccagaCAATTCAGGCAGCAAAAACATGACCCTTACAGACCTAACTCTATGGGAAAGCACCCAGCACTGAACCGTTACTTCAGGCTTCACTTCTAGTATATTAGCATATTGTTAAAAATCAGTCCCCAAATTGTAGGAAGGCCTTACACCCCGTTCCTCCCATACGATTTGCTTAATTGAGGCAGTGAGAAGCAAGTTCACGTTAGATATAAAACCACTAAGTCCACACTGCCAGCTGTGGAAAAGATCCCAACATGCCTAGTCAACAGCCCCCAAAGGGAAGCCCGCTGACTGCTCTCCTGGGGGGTTGGAGGGGGAAGGGTCACCTTACCGTTCCACCAGTGCCTGATATTTTGGGAATCTGGTTGGATTTACATGGCAGGAACACTGGGCACTTGGACAATTCCAGCCCACAACCAAGTCATGGGACCGACTACCCACTGCCCAGGTGCCTCAAATCAACATACTCCTGCACTGCCCTGCCTGGTCTCATACAACAAGGAAGGTCAACTCACCATGAAGTCTGGACCAGGTGTTGGTTACGCTCACACTCTAACACCTGAAGGTACATAACGATTATCTGGAAGATACGGGTTAGGCAGTTATTACCGAGAACCTTGAGAACCCAGAATTCAGATATTGAGGGTGTCCATGCAGCAAACAAGAGCCTCGTGCTAGATCCCAGGGCTGGCTCCCGTCACACGCCCGGTGCACAGTTCAGCTGGAGGGGAGTTTTTGCTGACGTGCGTGCTCCCTGCTTTTGAGCCAGGCACCAGGGAAGCACGGGAGGACCTAGCTGCGCTGAGCTGCTCGCGGCTGGGGCTCAGGCTCATTCTCATCTTCGACACATTCTCCACGAGTGAGAGTAGCCTGCCTGGAACGTTTCTGTACCCCAGCCGCTAACTTATACAAGGCATGGCATGAGAATACTTTcagcaaatgaagaaaaaggTCTTAAATCTATGGTGAGTAATTTACCAAGATTCTCAATTAATGCCAGAAAGTCACACAAGTGAGAAAGAAGCTATGAGGAAACCCCCAATAAAAAGGGGACATAGAGAGAGGAAAACAGCACTCTGCGTTTGAAGGGAACACGGAAGATATGTGTGCTATCATATGCTCAACTGATACACGCTGTAAAACTGTCTTCCTTCACTTCCAAATAAACAGTTCAGAATTCTTCCAATTCccccataaaagaaaataaagttattacTTAAGCAGCTTTAGAAAATCAGCTGTTGACAAAGAAACAGTAAACTGACAAATTTCATTCTTACAAGTTCTTATCACTATTTCTGAAAGCTCAAACTTAAGAGAGATAACTTCCACCTCttaaaaatatactattaaaattaaCATAATACGAGAAGACTGATGACAAAACGGTTATCTTTCAGAGTACACGTATAAACTGGAAAACCAAATCAGGGACACATTTAATCCTTTGGGGTTCCCAATCTGGGTGGGAATGCAGCAGTCACTTTAGTGGGCTCACATGGCAACTGGGCCTCATACCCACCTTGTGAGGGTGCTTCACGTGGACGCAGAAACCCAGCTCCTTGAGAACTCGCCTTTCCGCCTTTATAATTTGATTCTTTAAGTTAACGTAATCTTGATCCAAGAGGAGAGGCACAGGTTTTCTACAAAGACAAAACACACAATCTGCATAAGAGTCAAACAAAACAGAGTCTATCAAATCCCACAGTGACAATCTACCATACACACAACACAGATGGAGTCAGGAAGTTCACTTCCTTTAACAAAACCACGAAGTCTTCCTCAAACCCCATGCTAACCTACTTATGCCTCAATAACCCTCTCCCTGTTTTCCTTACAGACAATAAACGTGGACTGAAGACTGGAGGGTCTCACCATCTCATCGCACAAAGACTGGACATCCTTTTTTGGGCTCAAGACATAAGCAGATGCACTGTGGATGA
The sequence above is a segment of the Bos mutus isolate GX-2022 chromosome 16, NWIPB_WYAK_1.1, whole genome shotgun sequence genome. Coding sequences within it:
- the CCNL2 gene encoding cyclin-L2 isoform X1, with amino-acid sequence MAAAAGAGAPGSTASAVPAGTPGSGGTAPASQGVLIGDRLYSGVLITLENCLLPDDKLRFTPSMSSGLDTDTETDLRVVGCELIQAAGILLRLPQVAMATGQVLFQRFFYTKSFVKHSMEHVSMACVHLASKIEEAPRRIRDVINVFHRLRQLREKKKPVPLLLDQDYVNLKNQIIKAERRVLKELGFCVHVKHPHKIIVMYLQVLECERNQHLVQTSWNYMNDSLRTDVFVRFQPESIACACIYLAARTLEIPLPNRPHWFLLFGATEEEIQEICLKILQLYTRKKVDLTHLESEVEKRRHALDEAKAQAKGLLPGSTQVLDSASRFSPAPKPVESPKEGKGNKPSPLSVKNTKRKVEGVKKTKADSPVNGLPKGQGSRSRSGSHEQSYSRSPSRSASPKRRKSDSGSTSGGSKSQSRSRSRSDSPPRQAHRGAPYKGSKVRSYRRSKDCKYSTQKPHKSRSRSSSRSRSRSRERADTSGKYKKKSHYYREQRRERSRSYERTGHRYERDHPGHSRHRR
- the CCNL2 gene encoding cyclin-L2 isoform X2, which produces MATGQVLFQRFFYTKSFVKHSMEHVSMACVHLASKIEEAPRRIRDVINVFHRLRQLREKKKPVPLLLDQDYVNLKNQIIKAERRVLKELGFCVHVKHPHKIIVMYLQVLECERNQHLVQTSWNYMNDSLRTDVFVRFQPESIACACIYLAARTLEIPLPNRPHWFLLFGATEEEIQEICLKILQLYTRKKVDLTHLESEVEKRRHALDEAKAQAKGLLPGSTQVLDSASRFSPAPKPVESPKEGKGNKPSPLSVKNTKRKVEGVKKTKADSPVNGLPKGQGSRSRSGSHEQSYSRSPSRSASPKRRKSDSGSTSGGSKSQSRSRSRSDSPPRQAHRGAPYKGSKVRSYRRSKDCKYSTQKPHKSRSRSSSRSRSRSRERADTSGKYKKKSHYYREQRRERSRSYERTGHRYERDHPGHSRHRR